The following proteins are co-located in the Chlorocebus sabaeus isolate Y175 chromosome 21, mChlSab1.0.hap1, whole genome shotgun sequence genome:
- the TSPAN33 gene encoding tetraspanin-33 isoform X2 — protein sequence MARRPRAPAASGEEFSFVSPLVKYLLFFFNMLFWVISMVMVAVGVYARLMKHAAALACLAVDPAILLVVVGVLMFLLTFCGCIGSLRENICLLQTFSLCLTAVFLLQLAAGILGFVFSDKARGKVSEIINNAIVHYRDDLDLQNLIDFGQKKFSCCGGISYKDWSQNMYFNCSEDNPSRERCSVPYSCCLPTPDQAVINTMCGQGMQAFDYLEASKVIYTNGCIDKLVNWIHSNLFLLGGVALGLAIPQLVGILLSQILVNQIKDQIKLQLYNQQHRADPWY from the exons aTGGCGCGGAGACCCCGGGCGCCGGCCGCCTCCGGGGAGGAGTTCTCCTTCGTCAGCCCGCTGGTGAAATACCTGCTCTTCTTCTTCAACATGCTCTTCTGG GTGATTTCCATGGTGATGGTGGCTGTGGGTGTCTACGCTCGACTGATGAAGCATGCAG CAGCCCTAGCCTGCCTGGCGGTGGACCCTGCCATCCTGCTGGTCGTGGTGGGTGTCCTCATGTTCCTGCTCACCTTCTGTGGCTGCATTGGGTCCCTCCGTGAGAATATCTGCCTCCTGCAGACG TTCTCCCTCTGCCTCACCGCCGTGTTCCTGCTGCAGCTGGCCGCTGGGATCCTGGGCTTCGTCTTCTCAGACAAG GCTCGAGGGAAAGTGAGTGAGATCATCAACAATGCCATTGTGCACTACCGAGATGACTTGGATCTGCAGAACCTCATTGATTTCGGCCAGAAAAAG TTTAGCTGCTGTGGAGGGATTTCCTACAAGGACTGGTCCCAGAACATGTATTTCAACTGCTCGGAAGACAACCCCAGTCGAGAGCGCTGCTCTGTGCCTTACTCCTGTTGCTTGCCTACCCCTGACCAG GCAGTGATCAACACTATGTGTGGCCAAGGTATGCAGGCCTTTGACTACTTGGAAGCTAGCAAAGTCATCTACACCAATGGCTGTATTGACAAGTTGGTCAACTGGATACACAGCAACTTATTCTTACTTGGTGGTGTGGCTCTAGGCCTGGCCATCCCCCAG CTGGTGGGAATTCTGCTGTCCCAGATCCTAGTGAATCAGATCAAAGATCAGATCAAGCTACAGCTCTACAACCAGCAGCACCGGGCTGACCCATGGTACTGA
- the TSPAN33 gene encoding tetraspanin-33 isoform X1, producing MARRPRAPAASGEEFSFVSPLVKYLLFFFNMLFWVISMVMVAVGVYARLMKHAEAALACLAVDPAILLVVVGVLMFLLTFCGCIGSLRENICLLQTFSLCLTAVFLLQLAAGILGFVFSDKARGKVSEIINNAIVHYRDDLDLQNLIDFGQKKFSCCGGISYKDWSQNMYFNCSEDNPSRERCSVPYSCCLPTPDQAVINTMCGQGMQAFDYLEASKVIYTNGCIDKLVNWIHSNLFLLGGVALGLAIPQLVGILLSQILVNQIKDQIKLQLYNQQHRADPWY from the exons aTGGCGCGGAGACCCCGGGCGCCGGCCGCCTCCGGGGAGGAGTTCTCCTTCGTCAGCCCGCTGGTGAAATACCTGCTCTTCTTCTTCAACATGCTCTTCTGG GTGATTTCCATGGTGATGGTGGCTGTGGGTGTCTACGCTCGACTGATGAAGCATGCAG AAGCAGCCCTAGCCTGCCTGGCGGTGGACCCTGCCATCCTGCTGGTCGTGGTGGGTGTCCTCATGTTCCTGCTCACCTTCTGTGGCTGCATTGGGTCCCTCCGTGAGAATATCTGCCTCCTGCAGACG TTCTCCCTCTGCCTCACCGCCGTGTTCCTGCTGCAGCTGGCCGCTGGGATCCTGGGCTTCGTCTTCTCAGACAAG GCTCGAGGGAAAGTGAGTGAGATCATCAACAATGCCATTGTGCACTACCGAGATGACTTGGATCTGCAGAACCTCATTGATTTCGGCCAGAAAAAG TTTAGCTGCTGTGGAGGGATTTCCTACAAGGACTGGTCCCAGAACATGTATTTCAACTGCTCGGAAGACAACCCCAGTCGAGAGCGCTGCTCTGTGCCTTACTCCTGTTGCTTGCCTACCCCTGACCAG GCAGTGATCAACACTATGTGTGGCCAAGGTATGCAGGCCTTTGACTACTTGGAAGCTAGCAAAGTCATCTACACCAATGGCTGTATTGACAAGTTGGTCAACTGGATACACAGCAACTTATTCTTACTTGGTGGTGTGGCTCTAGGCCTGGCCATCCCCCAG CTGGTGGGAATTCTGCTGTCCCAGATCCTAGTGAATCAGATCAAAGATCAGATCAAGCTACAGCTCTACAACCAGCAGCACCGGGCTGACCCATGGTACTGA